The Candidatus Zixiibacteriota bacterium genome has a window encoding:
- a CDS encoding ComEC/Rec2 family competence protein, protein MRAPALHALLLFVVGILLAAAVEIPSLAYLGVALLSTGAALVYTLVERLILSRITLAVALVACGGFLTRQQLSDFPSNHISHFTELGGKAHIIGVVADEPDIRPTRTYLVVAAESLSYRDRTIPVSGRLRVRINEPTTAFNYKDRVAFGGFIGTPSAARNPGAFDYRHYLGSRGIHAVCYLAADDRVELLASGAGEPFIRSIVVPVRDYIIRTYERYLSVEHAALLRGFLIGDVRFIPESVHNRFQDTGTLHVLAASGSNVGYVLATIFLILRPLRLRRPYRYLPALVGVVIFSFLAFNQPSVVRASVMAIVALVGMMAHRDNNWLNSVSVAGLIILAFRPLYLFDLGTQLSFAAAIALILFMPACEPWLPQGKSWPVKLARYLLILLLGSIIAQLGVVPILLHNFHTVPLVSFLANLVIVPLVGIITMLGIILIFLSPITFVATVVGAALNHAMDFLGSALTVFDSLPIPPLRLGAPSLSMIFAYYLTLLLLLALLKKSKSAVAFVWLLLIALNLGLWSAAIGGEAAQSRVTFLDAAKLPTLVVETPGHAPTLINAGTVERGFDAGEAIVLPFLRYRGITQVQHAYVTSTESHARDALASVLCGLYRRSPIPIIEPRDPIIRLEFDSLRFLLITANLPVQQLHKFVERVDVLGLDWRLLNNPATGDFVRRLQPAIVVILNYFSRYGGEAALTSFRLAHPHCRVWSTFESGALQLIVAHGTVRVLPMANT, encoded by the coding sequence ATGCGCGCGCCCGCGCTCCATGCTCTGCTGCTCTTTGTGGTCGGCATCCTGCTGGCCGCCGCCGTCGAAATCCCGTCACTGGCCTATCTCGGGGTGGCGCTGCTGTCCACCGGCGCGGCTTTGGTTTACACACTTGTCGAACGCTTGATCCTTAGCCGCATTACTCTGGCCGTCGCGCTGGTCGCCTGCGGCGGCTTCCTGACGCGGCAGCAACTGAGCGACTTTCCCTCCAATCACATCTCGCACTTCACCGAGCTGGGCGGCAAAGCCCATATCATCGGCGTCGTCGCCGACGAACCCGACATTCGCCCGACCCGCACCTACCTCGTGGTTGCCGCTGAGTCCCTCAGCTATCGCGATCGAACGATCCCGGTCTCCGGTCGTCTGCGCGTGCGTATCAACGAACCGACCACCGCGTTCAATTATAAGGATCGCGTGGCTTTTGGCGGTTTCATCGGAACTCCCAGCGCCGCCCGCAATCCCGGCGCCTTTGATTACCGCCACTATTTGGGCAGCCGCGGTATTCATGCTGTCTGCTATCTCGCCGCCGACGATCGCGTCGAGCTGCTTGCTTCCGGTGCCGGCGAGCCCTTTATCCGCTCGATTGTCGTGCCGGTGCGCGACTACATCATTCGCACTTATGAACGCTACCTGAGTGTCGAGCACGCTGCGCTCTTGCGCGGTTTCTTGATCGGTGACGTTCGTTTCATTCCCGAGTCCGTCCACAACCGCTTCCAGGACACCGGCACCCTGCACGTGCTGGCCGCTTCCGGTTCGAATGTCGGCTATGTTCTCGCCACGATCTTCCTGATCCTGCGACCGTTGCGCTTGCGCCGACCCTATCGCTACTTGCCCGCGCTCGTCGGCGTGGTCATTTTCTCCTTTCTCGCCTTCAATCAACCCTCCGTCGTCCGCGCTTCCGTGATGGCGATCGTCGCCTTGGTCGGCATGATGGCGCACCGCGACAATAATTGGCTCAACTCGGTCAGTGTTGCCGGCCTGATTATCCTCGCCTTTCGCCCGCTGTACCTGTTTGATCTCGGCACGCAATTGTCTTTTGCCGCCGCGATCGCTCTGATTCTCTTCATGCCGGCCTGCGAACCGTGGCTGCCGCAAGGGAAGTCGTGGCCCGTCAAACTCGCCCGCTACCTGCTTATTCTCCTTCTCGGCAGCATCATTGCCCAGCTCGGTGTGGTGCCGATCCTGCTCCATAACTTCCATACTGTGCCGCTGGTAAGCTTTCTGGCCAATCTCGTGATCGTCCCGCTTGTCGGCATCATCACCATGCTTGGTATCATCCTTATTTTTCTCTCGCCGATTACATTCGTTGCAACCGTTGTCGGTGCCGCCCTCAATCATGCCATGGACTTCCTCGGCTCGGCGCTGACAGTTTTCGACAGCCTGCCGATCCCGCCGCTGCGTCTCGGCGCGCCGTCTCTGTCGATGATCTTTGCATACTACTTGACTCTTCTTCTGCTGCTGGCGCTTCTCAAGAAAAGTAAGTCCGCCGTTGCCTTCGTCTGGCTGCTTCTGATTGCCCTCAACCTCGGCCTCTGGAGCGCCGCGATCGGTGGAGAAGCCGCCCAGTCGCGGGTAACTTTCCTCGATGCCGCCAAACTGCCGACGCTCGTCGTCGAGACTCCCGGCCACGCTCCAACCTTGATCAACGCCGGCACGGTCGAACGCGGATTCGACGCCGGTGAGGCGATCGTCCTGCCGTTCCTGCGCTATCGCGGCATCACGCAGGTGCAGCACGCGTACGTCACGAGCACCGAGTCGCACGCCAGGGACGCCCTTGCTTCCGTTCTGTGCGGCTTGTATCGGCGCTCGCCGATCCCGATCATTGAGCCGCGTGACCCCATCATCCGCCTCGAATTCGACTCACTCCGCTTTTTGCTCATTACCGCCAATCTTCCTGTGCAACAATTGCACAAGTTCGTTGAACGGGTCGATGTTCTCGGCTTGGACTGGCGGCTTCTGAACAATCCGGCCACCGGCGATTTCGTCCGTCGCCTGCAGCCAGCCATCGTCGTAATCCTCAACTATTTCAGCCGTTACGGCGGTGAGGCTGCGCTCACGTCGTTCCGTCTCGCCCACCCGCATTGTCGTGTCTGGAGTACCTTTGAATCCGGCGCCCTTCAATTGATTGTCGCTCACGGTACCGTCCGGGTATTGCCGATGGCCAATACTTAG
- a CDS encoding DUF4388 domain-containing protein, whose product MSFTGNLQTVAFPDLLQLFSAGKKTGTVTIIRGNIRKEIVFKEGNIISASSQDAEEDYLGQIVLKSGRITKTDLQRAVYMHKTSGKKIGQVLVEMKLLNREELGLLLKQQVEEIIYNLFSWKEGEFIFKEGQLPASREGLVELNTMNIIMEGTRRIDEWVEIQKVMPSDHQILRVAGTPQIKSDEVTISLDEFRVLTLIDGTRTVQDILSQSPLGDFATSRAVYKLLLGKLVEVAGAKEAEVADPREEDSLFWLLLRVYAAAFSTVQRTLEKKLGTENEKVQVTLANFRKGIWQYFNGVSHADFPTNFEALKRALAKTPKETRTLKLISGLNQILEEQLAYVYNYLGIEIRKQVAADIKKEIALPLAERREIDKKYDVGNELYRILKEVKVTKEVL is encoded by the coding sequence ATGAGTTTTACCGGCAATCTCCAAACGGTGGCGTTTCCCGATTTGCTCCAGTTGTTCTCTGCGGGCAAGAAAACCGGCACCGTAACCATCATTCGCGGCAATATCCGCAAAGAGATTGTCTTCAAGGAAGGCAACATCATCAGCGCCAGCTCGCAGGATGCGGAAGAGGACTACCTCGGCCAAATCGTGCTCAAGAGCGGCCGCATCACCAAGACTGACCTCCAGCGCGCCGTCTATATGCACAAGACGTCGGGCAAGAAGATCGGCCAAGTCCTGGTTGAGATGAAGCTGCTGAACCGCGAAGAACTCGGCCTCCTTCTCAAACAGCAGGTGGAAGAGATCATCTACAACCTTTTCAGTTGGAAAGAGGGCGAGTTCATTTTTAAGGAAGGCCAGCTGCCCGCCTCGCGCGAAGGTCTCGTTGAACTGAACACCATGAACATCATCATGGAAGGCACGCGCCGCATCGACGAGTGGGTCGAAATCCAGAAGGTGATGCCATCCGACCACCAGATTCTACGTGTCGCCGGTACGCCGCAGATCAAGTCCGACGAAGTCACCATCTCGCTCGACGAATTCCGCGTCCTGACTTTGATCGACGGCACCCGTACCGTGCAGGACATCCTCTCGCAGTCGCCGCTCGGCGATTTCGCCACCTCGCGCGCCGTCTATAAGCTCCTGCTCGGCAAGCTGGTGGAAGTCGCCGGCGCCAAGGAAGCGGAAGTGGCCGACCCGCGCGAAGAGGACTCGCTCTTCTGGCTGTTGTTGCGCGTCTACGCCGCCGCGTTCAGCACCGTCCAGCGTACGCTCGAAAAGAAACTCGGCACCGAGAACGAGAAGGTGCAGGTGACCCTCGCCAATTTCCGCAAGGGCATCTGGCAGTACTTCAACGGTGTCAGTCACGCCGATTTCCCGACGAATTTCGAAGCCCTCAAACGCGCGCTGGCCAAGACACCGAAGGAAACCCGCACGCTGAAACTGATCAGCGGCTTGAACCAGATTCTCGAAGAACAGCTCGCCTACGTCTACAACTACCTCGGCATCGAAATCCGCAAGCAGGTCGCGGCCGATATCAAGAAGGAAATCGCCCTGCCGCTGGCCGAGCGCCGCGAAATCGACAAGAAGTACGACGTCGGCAACGAACTGTACCGGATCCTGAAGGAAGTGAAAGTGACCAAGGAGGTCCTGTGA
- a CDS encoding tetratricopeptide repeat protein — MMESASLAERIEKCERILKENSNSQVFAALADAYRANGDLDQAFRVCRQGLRVHPTYGPGHLVMARISFERKMFDWAEQELAEAVALDGETRATSQLRVEIQIAKSNFGEAELEIKKLRATGTNPLLIQDLQQRLEKAKKEARRRRNEQAPAVGFAAPTSSLPPSPPTKVQEPPLTLSQMMDCVSDFPNVTSVVCANHDGTAVDHRGAPAQSPGEIAAFGIEMCRNTQTDGARQVLGEAQQIVVETQDATIVIVRLSRYDLVLMCDKDVNLGSMRLKLDEIIDRLRIE; from the coding sequence ATGATGGAATCAGCAAGTCTGGCAGAGCGGATCGAAAAGTGCGAGCGGATTCTCAAGGAGAATTCGAACTCCCAGGTGTTCGCTGCGCTCGCCGACGCTTACCGGGCTAACGGCGATCTCGACCAGGCGTTCCGCGTCTGTCGGCAAGGCCTGCGCGTCCATCCGACTTATGGGCCCGGCCACCTGGTGATGGCTCGCATCAGCTTCGAGCGCAAAATGTTCGATTGGGCCGAACAGGAACTGGCCGAAGCCGTCGCCCTCGACGGCGAAACCCGCGCTACCTCGCAACTCCGCGTCGAAATCCAGATCGCCAAAAGCAACTTCGGCGAAGCGGAATTGGAGATCAAGAAACTCCGTGCCACCGGCACGAACCCGCTCCTGATTCAGGACCTGCAGCAGCGCCTGGAAAAAGCCAAGAAGGAAGCGCGCCGCCGCCGCAACGAGCAGGCGCCCGCCGTCGGCTTTGCCGCCCCGACCTCCTCGCTGCCGCCGTCGCCGCCGACCAAAGTGCAGGAACCGCCGCTGACCTTAAGCCAGATGATGGATTGTGTCAGCGACTTCCCCAATGTCACCAGCGTCGTCTGCGCCAATCACGACGGCACTGCCGTCGATCACCGCGGCGCGCCGGCGCAGTCCCCCGGGGAAATCGCCGCCTTCGGCATCGAAATGTGCCGCAATACGCAGACCGACGGCGCCCGGCAGGTGCTGGGCGAAGCTCAACAAATCGTCGTGGAAACTCAGGACGCCACCATCGTGATCGTGCGCCTCAGCCGGTACGATCTCGTCCTGATGTGTGATAAGGATGTCAACCTGGGCTCGATGCGTCTCAAGCTGGATGAGATCATCGACCGCCTCCGGATTGAATAG
- a CDS encoding roadblock/LC7 domain-containing protein has translation MREVLSELNKTSGITGSMLVGHDGIVIAADLNSKFDNETIGALAGSISSTVAKSLERLQQTPLKQLTIEADEAKMFIAATPVGYLVVTAEPRVNIGLVRLEIKNAITQISL, from the coding sequence ATGCGGGAAGTACTGTCTGAACTGAATAAGACCTCCGGGATCACCGGCAGCATGCTCGTCGGGCACGACGGCATCGTCATCGCCGCCGATCTCAACAGCAAATTCGACAACGAAACCATCGGCGCCCTGGCCGGGTCGATCAGTTCCACCGTGGCCAAGAGCCTCGAACGGCTCCAGCAGACGCCGCTGAAACAACTGACCATCGAAGCGGATGAGGCCAAAATGTTCATCGCGGCCACCCCGGTCGGCTATCTCGTAGTGACCGCCGAACCGCGCGTCAACATCGGTCTCGTTCGTCTCGAAATCAAGAATGCGATCACGCAGATCAGTCTGTAA
- a CDS encoding GTPase domain-containing protein, with product MVSINYASREVSCKIVYYGPGLSGKTTNLQYVHAKVPKKTRGDLISLATDADRTLYFDFLPINIGAINGFATKFQLYTVPGQVFYNATRKLVLRGVDGVVFVADSQRSKKDENIESLNNLKENLVEYGYDLNTLPIVLQYNKRDLPEVMSVAELQADLNWNNLPFFEASAVKGVGVFDTLKLITKLVLNKAKKGDDSSTAGAEDAEPATAYPAGPQSSGPPSPAAPEPEPAYERVAATAVAPPATETVPRRVEVQAPPEEEEWALARPAATAAAAVAPKPHKPTIAEIESHLQPIGNDDFNALKMDKPAAARAAAEAPATDYAETFEVPKVVGMQRSTRVKKKKKVFFLFRWFSRDKD from the coding sequence ATGGTATCAATCAACTACGCGAGCCGGGAAGTCAGCTGCAAGATTGTCTACTACGGCCCCGGCTTGTCGGGCAAGACGACCAACCTGCAATATGTCCACGCCAAGGTGCCGAAGAAAACCCGCGGCGATCTCATCAGTCTGGCCACGGATGCCGATCGCACGCTCTATTTCGACTTTCTCCCGATCAACATCGGCGCCATTAACGGCTTCGCCACCAAGTTCCAGCTCTATACCGTGCCGGGACAAGTCTTCTATAACGCGACCCGCAAGCTCGTGCTCCGCGGCGTCGACGGCGTCGTCTTCGTCGCCGATTCCCAGCGCTCCAAGAAAGACGAGAACATCGAATCGCTGAATAACCTCAAGGAGAACCTCGTCGAATACGGCTACGACCTCAACACCTTGCCGATCGTGCTCCAGTACAACAAGCGCGATTTGCCGGAGGTGATGTCGGTCGCCGAACTGCAGGCCGATCTCAACTGGAATAACCTGCCGTTCTTCGAGGCCTCCGCCGTTAAGGGTGTCGGCGTCTTCGATACGCTGAAACTGATTACCAAGCTGGTGCTCAATAAAGCCAAGAAGGGCGATGACTCGTCCACCGCCGGCGCCGAGGATGCCGAACCTGCGACCGCCTATCCGGCCGGCCCGCAGTCGTCCGGCCCGCCATCACCGGCCGCCCCGGAGCCGGAACCGGCCTACGAACGCGTCGCCGCAACGGCCGTCGCGCCCCCCGCGACCGAAACGGTGCCGCGCCGCGTTGAGGTGCAGGCACCGCCCGAAGAGGAAGAGTGGGCCCTGGCGCGCCCGGCGGCGACCGCCGCTGCGGCAGTTGCGCCCAAGCCGCACAAGCCGACCATCGCGGAAATCGAATCGCATCTGCAGCCCATCGGCAATGACGATTTCAACGCCTTGAAAATGGATAAACCCGCGGCTGCCAGAGCTGCCGCGGAAGCGCCTGCGACCGACTACGCCGAAACCTTCGAGGTGCCCAAGGTCGTCGGCATGCAGCGCAGCACCCGCGTGAAAAAGAAAAAGAAAGTATTCTTCTTATTCCGCTGGTTCAGCCGGGATAAGGATTAG